The nucleotide window GAGAGTGATCCTGGCCGTGGCCATCGGATCCCTGGCCCTGGCGAGCTCTCCTACCGCGGGGTTTCCCGCATGGTCTTCTGGTACACCGTGATCCTGACGGCAGCCTTCCTGGTGGGGTCCCGGGCCGGATTCCGGCTGTTCGACCGTGTGCGCGGACGTTCCGACTTGGCCCCTCCACGGGTGGTGGTGGCGAGGGAGCTGGGTCGGCTGTGCGCGAAGCTGGCTGCGCGCAAGAGGGGTGGAAGTCCTCGGATTTGTGGACGACGATTCAACGAACCAGGAGACTCTGGAAGACGGCTTGCCGGCCCTCGGGCCTCTGGAACTGTTGCTGGTGGTCCTTTCTCCGGTCATGGCCGTGGTGGCCCTGCTCATCCGACCGGACGGCCCGGGGCCCGTACTGTTGCGCCAGAAGCGGGTGGGCGAGAACGGCCGGATCTTTACCATGTACAAGTTCCGCACCATGGTCCCGGATGCGGAC belongs to Armatimonadota bacterium and includes:
- a CDS encoding sugar transferase, whose protein sequence is MEVLGFVDDDSTNQETLEDGLPALGPLELLLVVLSPVMAVVALLIRPDGPGPVLLRQKRVGENGRIFTMYKFRTMVPDADASKA